The following are encoded together in the Arcticibacterium luteifluviistationis genome:
- a CDS encoding M1 family metallopeptidase → MKSLKIASILIFSTLLANAQYTHEDSLKGSITPERAWWDLKYYDLAVDVDIDNKYFKGQNTIYYQAVENGQTLQIDLQAPMKITAVRQSDLSTTITKDGPNTYLITLAEPQVKGQMGAITIDFEGKPKIAPKAPWDGGLTWSKDSQGKPFAATANQGIGASVWWPCKDHMADEVDSMQISVTVPNGLWDVSNGQLRNMKLHEDGRRTCTWFVNNPINNYGVNINIGNYVSWEDTYQGEKGPLKLSFYVLPENLKKAKIQFKDAYRTLEAFEHWFGPYPFYEDGYKLVEVPYLGMEHQSSVTYGNGYKNGYKGTDLSGTGWGLKWDFIIVHESGHEWFANNITDKDKADMWIHESFTNYSESLFVEYFYGKEAGSEYVIGTREKIENDSPIIADYNVNKSGSSDMYYKGGNMLHTLRQWINDDVVWRDILRGLNKDFYHQTVTSKQIEDYIAEKSGLELNSFFTQYLRTTKIPKLEVINKGKKIKYRYTNIIDGFEMPLRVSIDNKQNQDIYPSRKWKKVKGKFLQVNKDYYVETE, encoded by the coding sequence ATGAAATCTCTGAAAATTGCCTCCATTTTAATATTTTCCACGCTTTTAGCGAATGCTCAATACACCCATGAAGATTCTTTAAAAGGGAGTATTACACCAGAAAGAGCATGGTGGGATTTGAAATACTATGATTTAGCAGTTGATGTAGATATTGACAATAAATACTTTAAAGGTCAAAACACTATTTATTATCAGGCTGTGGAAAATGGGCAAACGCTTCAGATAGACCTGCAAGCTCCCATGAAAATCACAGCGGTAAGGCAGTCTGATTTGTCAACTACTATTACCAAAGATGGCCCTAATACCTATTTAATAACATTGGCAGAGCCTCAGGTAAAAGGTCAAATGGGAGCCATTACCATTGACTTTGAAGGTAAACCTAAAATAGCACCAAAAGCACCTTGGGATGGCGGACTTACTTGGTCTAAAGATAGTCAGGGGAAACCATTTGCAGCTACCGCCAATCAAGGCATAGGAGCAAGTGTATGGTGGCCCTGCAAAGACCACATGGCTGATGAGGTGGACAGCATGCAAATTAGCGTAACCGTTCCTAATGGTCTTTGGGATGTTTCAAACGGGCAATTGAGAAATATGAAGCTCCATGAAGATGGACGCAGAACTTGTACCTGGTTTGTCAATAACCCTATCAATAATTACGGAGTTAATATTAACATAGGAAACTATGTAAGTTGGGAAGATACTTATCAAGGAGAAAAAGGACCATTGAAACTATCTTTTTATGTACTTCCTGAAAATCTAAAAAAAGCCAAAATTCAGTTTAAAGATGCTTACCGAACACTAGAGGCTTTTGAACACTGGTTTGGACCTTACCCTTTTTATGAGGATGGCTATAAATTAGTGGAAGTACCCTATTTAGGAATGGAACATCAAAGCTCCGTCACTTACGGAAATGGCTACAAAAATGGCTATAAAGGGACCGATTTATCTGGTACTGGATGGGGACTAAAATGGGATTTTATTATAGTGCATGAAAGTGGGCACGAGTGGTTTGCGAATAACATAACAGATAAAGACAAAGCTGACATGTGGATACATGAAAGCTTTACTAATTATTCAGAAAGCCTTTTTGTGGAATACTTTTATGGTAAAGAAGCAGGATCTGAATATGTGATAGGTACCAGAGAAAAAATTGAGAATGACTCCCCTATCATAGCCGATTATAACGTTAACAAGTCTGGCTCATCAGACATGTATTATAAAGGTGGCAACATGCTACATACCTTACGCCAGTGGATTAATGACGACGTAGTTTGGCGAGATATTTTAAGAGGTTTAAACAAAGACTTTTACCATCAAACAGTAACTTCTAAACAAATAGAAGACTATATCGCAGAGAAGTCAGGGCTTGAGTTGAATTCGTTTTTCACACAATACTTAAGGACTACTAAAATCCCAAAATTGGAAGTAATAAACAAAGGCAAGAAAATAAAATACCGCTACACTAACATTATAGACGGTTTTGAGATGCCCCTTCGAGTTTCCATTGACAACAAACAAAACCAAGACATTTACCCAAGCCGTAAATGGAAAAAAGTAAAGGGTAAATTCCTACAGGTTAATAAAGACTATTACGTAGAAACTGAATAA
- a CDS encoding porin family protein: MKKILALLFTLIASAGFAQKSIGVRGAFTGSTMTKFDLIENITPDFKFLPSGSAAIFIEIPLDANFSVQPELAFTQKGFKVDEAINVGGDFLGINIPIGGRVNFKTNYIELPVLLKYHVGDKEAAHYYVALGPSLGYMADANMTVRVLSIFPIKTNLNNNMFKPLEFSGVAAMGFELPVAANMKAFVEGRYQHGFSRVLDTPIFQLPVRNRTLSGGLGVKFNI; encoded by the coding sequence ATGAAAAAGATTTTAGCATTACTATTCACATTAATAGCATCAGCAGGTTTCGCTCAAAAATCGATAGGAGTAAGGGGAGCATTTACGGGCTCTACCATGACCAAATTTGATTTGATAGAAAACATTACACCAGACTTTAAGTTTTTACCATCAGGAAGTGCGGCAATTTTTATAGAAATTCCGTTAGATGCTAATTTTTCGGTGCAGCCGGAGCTTGCTTTCACGCAAAAGGGTTTTAAGGTAGACGAGGCCATTAATGTAGGAGGCGATTTCCTTGGAATAAATATACCAATTGGGGGTAGAGTCAACTTTAAGACTAATTATATAGAACTTCCTGTATTGCTGAAATACCACGTAGGAGATAAAGAAGCAGCTCACTATTATGTGGCTTTGGGGCCATCATTGGGTTATATGGCAGACGCCAATATGACTGTAAGGGTTCTTAGTATTTTTCCAATAAAGACTAATTTGAATAATAATATGTTTAAGCCTTTAGAGTTTTCTGGAGTAGCAGCTATGGGCTTTGAATTACCGGTGGCGGCTAATATGAAGGCTTTTGTAGAGGGGCGTTACCAGCATGGATTCTCTAGAGTGCTTGATACTCCAATTTTTCAGTTACCTGTAAGAAACAGAACTCTTTCAGGAGGTTTAGGAGTGAAATTTAATATTTAA
- a CDS encoding MarR family winged helix-turn-helix transcriptional regulator, whose amino-acid sequence MTKSDQKAYFYKIDTTVKKVRNYLQKQLIKGGIDLTVDQWVVLDHLVPVPGISQNDLALATAKDAPTLTRILGILIKKGFVERKTAKLDRRKQMLFPTEKGKALHKEAFPIVANMRTKAWGDLSNQDFDDLVRIMDTIFINLD is encoded by the coding sequence ATGACAAAATCTGACCAAAAGGCATACTTTTATAAAATAGATACTACCGTAAAAAAGGTCAGAAACTATCTGCAAAAACAGCTTATAAAAGGAGGTATTGACCTCACTGTAGACCAATGGGTGGTTTTAGATCACCTTGTTCCTGTGCCAGGTATTTCACAAAACGACTTAGCCCTAGCTACCGCAAAGGATGCCCCTACTCTTACCAGAATATTGGGTATCCTTATCAAAAAGGGTTTTGTAGAAAGAAAAACGGCTAAACTAGACCGAAGAAAACAAATGCTTTTTCCTACAGAGAAAGGTAAAGCACTACATAAAGAAGCCTTTCCAATAGTGGCCAATATGCGTACAAAAGCATGGGGAGACTTAAGTAATCAAGATTTTGATGACTTGGTAAGAATTATGGATACCATATTTATTAATTTGGACTAG
- a CDS encoding gluconate:H+ symporter, which yields MPLVIALLGILALILLIAVVKLDTFLSFVIVSLGIGIASGLDVIEVGNAIQNGIGGTLGDLTLIIGFGAMLGKLVAESGAASKITDALLDKVGTKNLQWGLALAGFIIGIPLFYNAGFIIVIPLIFAVAQASGFNMLYVGIPMLASLSVAHGYLPPHPSPAAIGIQLNADLGKTLIYGLIVAIPAIAIAGPIFAKTLKNFDITPDPTIFGFKPVPKELQPGLGISLLVALMPVILLSAGSVIKGYFPDNQFVLLIAQPYFGMLISVFFAVYFLGIKQGRNLEDVSKSLAESFKDIAVILLIIAGAGALKEILSASGTSTYIGEMLQHVNINPLLLGWATAAFIRICVGSATVSGLTAVGILAPLFGSQPDFQPELMVLAIGSGSLIMGHLNDGGFWLFKEYFNLSVKDTLKTWTVMETLVSVVGLIGVMLLSLVV from the coding sequence ATGCCTTTAGTTATAGCCCTCCTCGGAATTTTAGCCTTAATTCTGCTAATAGCCGTTGTCAAACTCGACACTTTTTTATCTTTCGTAATCGTATCTCTAGGGATAGGGATAGCCAGTGGGCTCGATGTAATAGAAGTCGGGAATGCCATCCAAAATGGTATTGGCGGCACATTAGGAGACCTGACGCTTATTATTGGTTTTGGAGCCATGCTCGGTAAATTAGTAGCCGAAAGTGGTGCAGCATCTAAAATAACAGATGCTCTCTTAGATAAAGTAGGCACTAAAAACCTTCAATGGGGATTAGCTTTAGCTGGTTTTATAATCGGTATCCCATTATTTTATAATGCGGGTTTTATCATTGTTATTCCTTTGATTTTCGCAGTGGCTCAGGCTTCTGGTTTTAATATGCTTTATGTGGGTATTCCTATGTTGGCTTCACTTTCTGTAGCTCATGGTTATTTACCTCCACATCCATCGCCAGCCGCTATTGGTATTCAGTTAAACGCTGACTTAGGTAAAACATTAATTTATGGTTTAATAGTGGCAATTCCTGCCATTGCCATTGCAGGTCCTATTTTCGCTAAGACTTTAAAGAATTTCGATATAACTCCTGACCCAACTATTTTCGGTTTCAAACCAGTTCCTAAAGAGCTTCAGCCGGGTTTGGGCATCAGTCTTTTAGTAGCATTAATGCCTGTAATTCTGCTTTCTGCTGGTTCAGTTATCAAAGGATATTTTCCAGACAATCAGTTCGTACTCTTAATAGCTCAGCCCTATTTCGGGATGCTTATCTCTGTGTTTTTTGCCGTTTATTTCTTAGGAATAAAACAAGGAAGAAACTTAGAGGATGTGTCAAAATCACTGGCTGAATCTTTTAAAGATATTGCTGTCATATTATTGATTATTGCCGGAGCAGGAGCTTTGAAAGAGATTCTTTCTGCTTCAGGTACCAGTACTTATATAGGCGAAATGCTTCAACACGTAAACATTAATCCATTACTATTAGGATGGGCCACGGCAGCTTTTATTAGAATATGCGTTGGTTCAGCTACAGTTTCAGGTTTAACAGCTGTAGGAATCTTAGCACCTCTTTTTGGCTCCCAGCCTGATTTCCAACCCGAACTAATGGTACTAGCAATAGGCTCAGGTAGTTTAATAATGGGTCACTTAAATGATGGTGGTTTTTGGCTTTTTAAAGAGTACTTCAACCTATCCGTTAAAGACACCCTAAAAACCTGGACAGTGATGGAAACACTAGTTTCTGTAGTTGGTTTGATTGGTGTTATGCTTTTGAGTTTGGTGGTTTAA
- a CDS encoding CFI-box-CTERM domain-containing protein has translation MFWFLNANPFDNTAIDYLKNGHEEKAVEIWEKVTFNKEISSKNFSCFNNLSTLYFLLNDEYFLIKGIETKIKLIESEYFESFVHSVADETFTIDNEKQIEKMVDELLTQFKNQYSSSDTLEFFSNCNGSTQNYLSKKFTEEPLHRIENQIEDTKKKRNENKLQAYKFGLKLFTDTKDDLSVLKTLLGSKDLKYKSIADQLANEVIQCSIDYFNKSQENNSKDNYLKSAQKLTKLAKSIAVGKLAKDRAKDSLSTLEEMKDQEVNKAIALLNYIKLQYENAISEIDDQVSDMRMTMSYNQTINYSKVEKRKANCLDWSKVVEVVGEGITMNDITAIQRCSNQSKVSEYKNLVDFLFSKLGPIHINQLKYICFWKDVKAAQAKSTAKKVGSTISTATDGGCYIATMAYGDYDHPQVIELRKFRDIFLSKTVVGRAFIKFYYRYSPTLVTKLKNKQNINLIIRKGLNQFIKAIKK, from the coding sequence TTGTTTTGGTTTTTAAATGCCAATCCATTTGATAACACTGCAATCGACTACTTGAAAAACGGCCATGAAGAAAAAGCAGTTGAGATATGGGAAAAAGTAACTTTTAATAAGGAAATAAGTTCTAAAAACTTCTCATGTTTTAACAACTTAAGCACTCTATACTTTCTTCTAAATGATGAATACTTTCTTATTAAAGGAATAGAAACAAAAATTAAACTGATTGAATCTGAATACTTTGAGAGCTTTGTTCATTCTGTTGCAGATGAAACCTTTACCATTGACAATGAAAAACAAATTGAAAAAATGGTTGATGAATTGCTAACGCAATTCAAAAACCAATACTCAAGTTCTGATACATTAGAATTCTTTAGCAATTGCAACGGTTCAACACAAAACTATCTTTCTAAGAAATTTACCGAAGAACCCCTACATAGAATTGAAAATCAAATTGAAGACACCAAAAAGAAGAGAAACGAGAACAAACTTCAAGCGTACAAATTTGGATTAAAACTATTCACTGACACCAAAGATGACTTATCTGTTTTAAAAACTTTACTTGGTTCAAAAGACTTAAAATATAAATCAATAGCTGACCAATTAGCAAATGAAGTAATCCAATGTAGTATCGATTATTTCAATAAAAGCCAAGAAAATAATTCCAAAGACAATTACTTAAAATCAGCTCAAAAATTAACAAAACTAGCTAAGTCTATTGCAGTTGGAAAACTGGCAAAAGATAGAGCAAAGGATAGCCTATCGACTCTTGAAGAAATGAAAGACCAAGAGGTAAACAAAGCTATTGCACTATTGAATTATATTAAGTTGCAATACGAAAACGCTATCAGTGAAATTGATGACCAAGTTTCTGATATGAGAATGACAATGTCATATAATCAAACCATCAATTATTCTAAAGTGGAAAAAAGAAAGGCAAACTGTTTAGATTGGTCAAAAGTTGTTGAAGTCGTTGGCGAAGGGATTACTATGAACGACATTACAGCAATACAGCGTTGCTCAAATCAGAGTAAAGTTTCCGAATATAAAAACCTAGTAGATTTTTTGTTTAGCAAACTTGGTCCAATTCACATAAATCAGCTTAAGTATATCTGTTTTTGGAAAGACGTTAAAGCAGCTCAAGCCAAATCTACGGCTAAAAAAGTTGGCTCAACTATCAGTACTGCAACCGATGGAGGTTGTTACATTGCAACAATGGCTTATGGAGACTATGACCATCCACAGGTAATAGAGTTACGGAAATTTAGAGACATTTTTTTAAGCAAAACTGTAGTTGGAAGGGCTTTTATCAAATTCTATTACAGGTATTCTCCAACCCTAGTAACAAAGCTAAAGAACAAACAAAATATCAACCTCATAATCCGAAAAGGATTAAACCAATTTATTAAAGCAATCAAAAAATAA
- a CDS encoding Hsp70 family protein codes for MARTKIDYGIDLGTTNSAISRMESGEATIKKTDTLKDTMPSSVFINKKKAIQVGDSAYNALKRDKLKAMKTWNDSDSNAYIEFKRTMGSDKTYSSSNLGKGLTSEELSAEVLKTLKSFIKDENVNSIVITVPAAFKNNQKEATREAAKLAGFNHIELLQEPVAASMAYGLDSNKKDGFWLVFDFGGGTFDAALLKVEEGIMKVIDTEGDNYLGGKNLDFAIVDEIILPYIQENFTIDTILANDSKKQILRNAMKFYAEETKIKLSFNDTHNILSDLGDIPGEDDEGEEFELDITVTQTDIERALSPVFQKAIDVSKSLLERNNLKGSSLDSLILVGGPTFSPVLRKMLEGQICKPDTSADPMTVVSKGAALYASTVNVSDEVREQTRDRTKIQLEIANESSTVETEEFVPIKILADKTEGKIPEKVFAEVTRGDKAWSSGKIEINTIGEVIEIQLNEGKTNIFDVVLYDDKGDILESEPTNFSVIQGSKIGSATLAYNVGIEIKSKSTGKIIFTTVKNLEKNQSIPAIGTRNGLKTQKQIRPGMDSDFIKIPVYEGEHNAEGTRAIYNEHVTDIIISGADLPSLLPENSDVDLTVNIDRSEQITVTAYFPYLDFTYDATVERTVSSIETSWLANEIRKAKGSIAELKQDGNSDDAKLQKIESELEQLEKSFENNKNDVDGKQEVLTNLRKSLKTIDELNETTEWPKLEEELKEEFYRLEKANDELGNEKTSEVVNQLRLQLDEVIKVKDVKLANILLEETRSLFVHLTLIYQLIGFIGRHNDNFESYNWTDRDRAKALLNKGQQIIGENPDVDELHPLVVSIIDLLPRNERPSGDDTVLVG; via the coding sequence ATGGCAAGAACAAAAATTGACTACGGAATAGACTTAGGAACCACTAACTCCGCTATTTCCAGAATGGAAAGTGGAGAAGCAACCATTAAAAAAACAGACACTTTAAAGGATACTATGCCTTCTAGTGTATTTATCAACAAGAAGAAAGCAATTCAGGTTGGGGATAGTGCATATAACGCTCTAAAAAGAGATAAACTGAAAGCTATGAAAACCTGGAATGACTCCGATTCCAATGCTTACATTGAATTTAAGAGAACAATGGGTTCTGATAAAACCTATTCAAGTTCAAACCTTGGAAAAGGCTTAACTTCGGAAGAGTTATCAGCAGAAGTGTTAAAAACATTGAAGTCTTTTATAAAAGATGAAAATGTCAACTCCATTGTTATTACAGTACCAGCAGCTTTTAAGAATAATCAAAAAGAAGCAACAAGAGAAGCAGCAAAACTAGCTGGCTTCAATCATATAGAATTGCTGCAAGAGCCAGTTGCCGCATCCATGGCTTATGGCTTAGACTCAAACAAAAAAGATGGCTTTTGGTTAGTGTTTGACTTTGGTGGTGGAACTTTTGATGCTGCTCTTTTGAAAGTTGAAGAAGGTATTATGAAAGTTATAGATACCGAAGGAGACAACTATTTAGGCGGTAAAAACTTGGATTTTGCAATTGTTGATGAAATCATTTTGCCATATATCCAAGAGAACTTTACAATTGATACCATTTTGGCTAATGATTCCAAAAAGCAAATTTTGCGTAATGCGATGAAGTTCTATGCAGAAGAAACCAAAATCAAACTTTCATTTAACGACACTCACAATATTTTATCGGATTTAGGAGATATTCCCGGAGAAGATGATGAAGGAGAAGAATTTGAATTAGATATTACTGTTACACAAACAGATATTGAGAGAGCACTTTCGCCCGTTTTCCAAAAAGCAATAGACGTTAGTAAAAGCCTTTTAGAACGTAACAATTTAAAAGGTTCTTCTTTAGACTCGCTAATACTTGTTGGAGGTCCAACTTTTTCGCCAGTTTTACGAAAAATGTTAGAAGGTCAAATTTGCAAGCCCGACACAAGTGCAGACCCTATGACCGTAGTTTCTAAAGGTGCCGCGTTGTATGCTTCCACAGTTAACGTTTCGGACGAGGTAAGAGAGCAAACAAGAGATAGAACTAAAATCCAATTAGAAATTGCAAACGAATCTTCTACTGTTGAAACAGAAGAGTTTGTACCAATCAAAATTTTAGCAGATAAAACGGAAGGAAAAATTCCCGAAAAAGTATTTGCAGAAGTTACCAGAGGTGATAAAGCTTGGTCAAGTGGGAAAATAGAAATAAATACTATCGGTGAAGTTATTGAAATTCAACTGAACGAAGGGAAAACAAATATTTTTGATGTTGTTTTATATGACGACAAGGGAGATATTTTAGAAAGTGAACCTACAAATTTTAGTGTAATACAAGGTTCAAAAATTGGAAGTGCTACATTAGCCTATAATGTTGGGATAGAGATAAAAAGTAAATCAACGGGAAAAATAATCTTTACCACTGTCAAGAATTTAGAAAAAAATCAATCTATTCCAGCAATTGGTACGAGAAACGGTTTAAAAACCCAAAAGCAAATTCGCCCAGGAATGGATTCTGATTTCATAAAAATACCTGTTTATGAAGGAGAACACAATGCTGAAGGTACAAGAGCTATCTATAACGAACACGTTACAGATATTATAATAAGTGGTGCAGATTTACCTTCATTATTACCTGAAAATAGTGATGTAGATTTAACCGTAAATATTGATAGGTCTGAACAAATTACAGTTACTGCCTATTTTCCATATTTAGATTTCACTTATGATGCAACCGTAGAAAGAACCGTTTCTTCAATCGAAACGTCTTGGTTAGCTAATGAAATACGAAAAGCAAAAGGCAGTATTGCAGAATTAAAACAAGACGGAAATTCTGATGATGCTAAACTTCAAAAAATTGAATCCGAATTAGAGCAGTTAGAAAAGTCATTTGAGAACAATAAAAATGACGTTGATGGTAAACAAGAAGTTTTAACGAATTTAAGAAAATCTTTAAAAACGATTGACGAACTGAACGAAACAACAGAATGGCCAAAATTAGAAGAAGAACTAAAGGAAGAGTTTTACAGATTAGAAAAAGCCAATGATGAACTTGGTAATGAAAAGACCTCCGAAGTGGTGAATCAATTACGGTTACAACTAGATGAAGTCATAAAGGTAAAAGACGTAAAACTTGCCAATATTCTTTTAGAGGAAACCCGCAGCTTATTTGTTCATTTAACTTTAATTTACCAGCTTATTGGTTTCATAGGTCGTCATAATGACAATTTTGAATCATACAACTGGACTGATAGAGATAGAGCTAAAGCTCTCTTAAATAAAGGTCAACAAATTATAGGTGAGAATCCAGATGTTGACGAATTACACCCACTGGTTGTTTCTATAATAGACTTGTTACCACGTAATGAAAGACCAAGTGGTGACGATACAGTTTTGGTAGGATAA
- a CDS encoding AAA family ATPase, which yields MRRKEDPILSADQIIGNKYTVKFFLKKGNYAETYRVKDQKGKTKSLKLFSYSKLNRTQFDDNDNILEIEILKKIKHPNLVAYCDSGELLLEHQKYAFVILDFISGETLADKMKREQTFNPYDAKDIISSVLNGLNYLHSLENPIIHNDITNLNIMSDLSGKIAIPKVIDFGYARYLSQTNKDFLKEGLNPFYQTSESFNKVFSAQSDIFSAGALYYHLLAGLPPWFIEISKYKSDRIKLEDAVLEERKKTLKFENNIDESTQRIITKALQPNAEDRFKNIKEFIQAINGEIEVQQLSVTQESSKPKKKHAKDGKGFKAIAGMQELKDTIQLDVIDALNDKEKYEEYGLTIPNGMLLYGPPGCGKTFFAERMAEEIGFNFYQIKPSDIQSKFVNASQENIKNLFDEARKNAPSIIFIDELDALVPNRDNSSVNHMNTSAVNEFLAQMNNCGDDGVFIIGATNRPNSIDPAILRAGRLDKITYLPPPDHEARELMFKLYLEKRPREIGLNYSVFAKATENYVSSDIKFLCDEASRRALKLNSRISSDIILDTIAKNRPSITLKELNSYIAIKAKMEGQVDNNTGNQQIGF from the coding sequence ATGAGAAGAAAAGAAGATCCCATACTATCCGCAGACCAAATAATTGGGAATAAATACACCGTAAAATTTTTCCTTAAAAAAGGAAATTACGCAGAAACATATCGCGTAAAAGACCAAAAAGGTAAAACGAAATCATTAAAACTATTCTCCTATTCCAAATTGAATAGAACGCAATTTGATGACAACGATAATATTCTTGAAATAGAAATTTTAAAGAAAATCAAGCACCCAAATTTGGTTGCCTATTGCGATAGCGGAGAACTCCTTTTAGAACATCAAAAATATGCTTTTGTAATTCTCGATTTTATCAGCGGTGAGACATTAGCGGATAAAATGAAACGTGAACAAACTTTCAATCCTTATGACGCTAAAGACATAATCTCAAGCGTTTTAAATGGCTTGAATTATTTACATAGCCTTGAAAACCCTATCATTCATAATGATATTACAAACTTAAATATTATGTCTGACCTGTCTGGAAAGATAGCAATTCCTAAAGTCATTGATTTTGGTTATGCCCGCTATTTAAGTCAAACGAATAAAGACTTTTTAAAAGAAGGCCTAAACCCATTTTACCAAACAAGTGAAAGCTTTAATAAAGTATTTTCGGCACAAAGTGACATCTTTTCTGCCGGTGCTTTATACTATCATTTATTAGCTGGTTTACCGCCTTGGTTTATAGAAATTTCAAAATACAAATCCGACAGAATAAAACTGGAAGACGCGGTTTTGGAGGAACGTAAAAAAACTTTAAAATTTGAAAACAATATAGATGAAAGCACACAAAGAATCATTACCAAGGCATTACAACCGAATGCTGAAGACCGATTTAAAAATATAAAGGAATTTATTCAAGCTATAAACGGAGAAATAGAAGTTCAGCAACTTTCCGTTACACAAGAATCATCCAAACCAAAAAAAAAGCATGCCAAGGACGGTAAGGGGTTCAAAGCCATAGCAGGGATGCAAGAGCTAAAAGATACCATTCAATTGGATGTAATTGACGCCTTAAACGATAAAGAAAAATACGAAGAATATGGCTTGACTATCCCTAATGGAATGTTACTCTATGGCCCGCCAGGCTGTGGAAAAACCTTTTTTGCCGAACGAATGGCTGAAGAAATTGGGTTTAATTTCTATCAAATAAAACCTTCTGATATTCAGAGCAAATTTGTTAACGCTTCCCAAGAAAACATTAAAAACCTTTTTGATGAAGCTCGTAAAAATGCACCGAGCATAATTTTCATTGATGAGTTAGATGCGTTAGTTCCTAATCGGGATAATTCCAGTGTAAACCATATGAATACAAGTGCTGTAAATGAATTTTTAGCACAAATGAATAATTGTGGTGATGATGGTGTTTTTATTATAGGAGCGACTAATAGACCCAATTCAATTGACCCCGCCATATTACGAGCTGGCCGTTTGGATAAAATCACCTACCTCCCGCCTCCAGACCACGAGGCTCGTGAATTAATGTTTAAACTCTATTTAGAAAAACGGCCAAGAGAAATTGGTTTAAATTATTCCGTCTTTGCTAAGGCAACGGAAAATTACGTTTCGAGCGATATTAAATTTTTATGCGATGAAGCTTCAAGAAGAGCTCTCAAATTAAACTCAAGAATTTCATCAGATATAATTTTAGACACTATTGCAAAAAACAGACCTTCTATTACTCTCAAAGAGTTAAACAGCTACATAGCTATAAAAGCAAAAATGGAAGGACAAGTAGACAATAATACCGGAAACCAACAAATTGGTTTTTAG
- a CDS encoding DUF6804 family protein, with translation MNNKIKIGLALLLFLCLLDMPYGFYQFVRFIALIGFSILAYSARKDGHETQMIVYGGLALLFQPFFKVTLGRELWNIIDVIIGLGLIINYLKSSSKS, from the coding sequence ATGAATAATAAAATAAAAATTGGCCTAGCCCTTCTACTATTTCTATGTTTATTGGATATGCCCTATGGTTTTTATCAATTTGTTCGGTTCATAGCACTAATTGGATTTAGCATTTTAGCATATTCCGCAAGAAAAGATGGTCATGAAACTCAAATGATTGTATATGGTGGACTAGCACTTCTCTTCCAACCATTTTTTAAGGTCACACTTGGCAGAGAGCTTTGGAATATTATAGATGTAATTATTGGGCTTGGATTAATAATTAACTACCTCAAAAGTAGTTCAAAGAGTTAA
- a CDS encoding Pr6Pr family membrane protein encodes MKKNLAIAFALLGWFAVIAQYVLMIENRVTSTTEATIRFFSFFTILTNTLVAIYFTYVALGKNSKLLNKPGALTAITVYILVVGLVYQFVLRAIWEPTGLQKIVDELLHSVVPVTTLIFWYLYEEKSKIELKSTVNWLIYPLIYLVFILLRGSISDFYPYPFVNVAEIGMPQVLTNSVVLLLVFIVLSTAFVWIGKRLPAKQK; translated from the coding sequence ATGAAAAAGAATCTCGCCATTGCTTTTGCCTTACTCGGTTGGTTTGCTGTTATCGCTCAGTACGTTTTGATGATAGAAAATCGTGTAACATCTACCACCGAGGCTACTATTCGCTTCTTTAGCTTCTTCACTATTTTGACCAATACACTCGTCGCTATCTACTTTACTTATGTGGCATTGGGTAAAAATTCAAAACTGCTAAACAAACCAGGTGCATTGACAGCTATTACGGTTTACATTTTAGTCGTTGGTTTGGTTTATCAATTCGTTCTAAGAGCCATTTGGGAGCCTACTGGTCTTCAAAAAATAGTAGACGAACTGCTGCACAGCGTCGTGCCAGTCACCACGCTCATTTTCTGGTATTTGTATGAAGAGAAATCCAAAATAGAATTAAAAAGCACTGTCAATTGGCTTATCTATCCTCTTATCTATTTAGTCTTTATTTTACTGAGAGGTAGCATTTCAGACTTTTACCCCTACCCTTTTGTAAACGTAGCAGAGATTGGGATGCCGCAGGTATTGACAAATTCTGTCGTCTTACTTCTGGTCTTTATTGTACTTTCTACAGCCTTTGTATGGATAGGAAAAAGACTTCCAGCCAAACAGAAATAA